One Microbacterium sp. No. 7 genomic window carries:
- a CDS encoding TIGR03620 family F420-dependent LLM class oxidoreductase codes for MSAWTDTLGAVGVWRGVTETDAPLAAEIERLGYGTLWLGGSPRADLVAAERLLDGTERLRVATGIVNIWMSDPGELAASYHRIEQRHPGRLFVGIGSGHREMTAQRARPLQAMAQYLDALDAGGVPVERRLVSALGPRMLELAGARSAGTHPYLTVPAQTAQARAALGPAALVAPEQTVVLEADAAVARQHARAFLGRYLRLSNYANTMRSGGLTDEDIADGGSDRLVDEIVAHGDPAAVASRVRQHLAQGADHVCVQVLPASADIRPALAALATALDL; via the coding sequence ATGAGCGCATGGACCGACACCCTCGGAGCCGTCGGCGTGTGGCGAGGGGTCACCGAGACCGACGCGCCGCTCGCCGCAGAGATCGAACGGCTCGGCTACGGCACGCTCTGGCTCGGCGGCTCGCCGCGGGCCGATCTCGTCGCGGCGGAGCGCCTGCTCGACGGCACGGAGCGTCTGCGCGTCGCGACCGGCATCGTCAACATCTGGATGTCGGATCCCGGCGAGCTCGCCGCGTCGTACCACCGCATCGAGCAGCGGCATCCTGGCCGGCTGTTCGTGGGCATCGGATCGGGCCACCGCGAGATGACCGCGCAGCGCGCGCGGCCGCTGCAGGCGATGGCTCAGTACCTCGACGCGCTCGACGCCGGCGGCGTGCCCGTCGAGCGGCGCCTCGTCTCGGCGCTGGGGCCGCGGATGCTGGAGCTCGCGGGCGCCCGGAGCGCGGGGACGCACCCCTATCTCACGGTTCCGGCGCAGACCGCGCAGGCCCGCGCCGCCCTCGGCCCCGCCGCGCTCGTCGCACCCGAGCAGACGGTCGTGCTCGAGGCGGATGCCGCGGTCGCGCGGCAGCACGCGCGCGCCTTCCTCGGCCGGTATCTGCGCCTCTCGAACTACGCGAACACGATGCGCAGCGGCGGCCTCACCGACGAGGACATCGCCGACGGCGGCAGCGACCGCCTCGTCGACGAGATCGTCGCACACGGCGACCCCGCGGCCGTCGCGTCCCGCGTGCGACAGCACCTCGCCCAGGGCGCCGACCACGTGTGCGTCCAAGTGCTGCCGGCATCCGCCGACATCCGCCCCGCCCTCGCCGCCCTCGCGACCGCGCTCGACCTCTGA
- a CDS encoding circularly permuted type 2 ATP-grasp protein: MGDLFDGYGASAAPRKTASGVPPFDEMFADSASSGSPAQSRAAYRELHQALAQMTQEELRGRTEALASSYLAQGVTFDFAGEERPFPLDAVPRVIRYDEWSHVESGVKQRVRALEAFLDDAYGHQHCVRDGVLPAALIASSQYFYRQAHGIHSANGVRIHVAGIDLIRDEHGEMRVLEDNVRVPSGVSYVISNRRVMAQTLPELFVSMRVRPVGDYPTKLLQALRASAPAGIDDPCVVVLTPGVYNSAYYEHTLLARLMGVELVEGRDLQCIGGKVFMRTTRGPRRVDVIYRRVDDDFLDPLQFRPDSMLGAPGIMLAARLGNVTIANAVGNGVADDKLLYTYVPDLIRYYLSEEPILKNVDTWRLEDPGALEEVLDRLDELVVKPVDGSGGKGLVVGPDASPAELDKLRKRLIADPRGWIAQPVVMLSTIPTLVEDGMRPRHADLRPFAVNNGDEIWVLPGGLTRVALPEGQLVVNSSQGGGSKDTWVVGGSAPGLGEYVQRPSTAEIVADQSAVTEAITIIYDAQPPHAHAPQDAPRGSSEQEQQQQQGRDAAASALARPSLAESSALARPSFAESTRSRSSLAESTRSRRVNTRSARGAGGFDENGLTREAEEAEEAEGGASC; the protein is encoded by the coding sequence ATGGGTGACCTCTTCGATGGATACGGGGCCTCCGCGGCGCCGCGGAAGACGGCTTCGGGAGTGCCGCCGTTCGACGAGATGTTCGCGGATTCCGCCTCTTCCGGCTCTCCGGCACAGTCGCGCGCGGCCTACCGTGAGCTTCATCAGGCGCTCGCGCAGATGACGCAGGAGGAGCTGCGCGGACGCACCGAGGCGCTCGCCAGCTCGTACCTCGCGCAGGGCGTGACCTTCGACTTCGCGGGGGAGGAGCGGCCCTTCCCGCTGGATGCCGTCCCGCGCGTCATCCGGTACGACGAGTGGTCGCACGTCGAGTCGGGCGTGAAGCAGCGCGTGCGGGCGCTCGAGGCGTTCCTCGACGACGCCTACGGCCATCAGCACTGCGTGCGCGACGGTGTGCTGCCCGCCGCGCTCATCGCCTCGTCGCAGTACTTCTACCGGCAGGCCCACGGCATCCACTCGGCCAACGGGGTGCGCATCCACGTCGCCGGCATCGACCTCATCCGCGACGAGCACGGCGAGATGCGCGTGCTCGAGGACAACGTGCGCGTGCCGAGCGGCGTGAGCTACGTCATCTCGAACCGCCGCGTGATGGCGCAGACGCTGCCCGAGCTGTTCGTGTCGATGCGCGTGCGGCCCGTCGGCGACTATCCCACCAAGCTGCTGCAGGCGCTGCGCGCGTCGGCCCCCGCAGGCATCGACGATCCCTGCGTCGTCGTGCTCACGCCGGGCGTCTACAACTCCGCCTACTACGAGCACACGCTGCTGGCCCGGCTCATGGGCGTCGAGCTCGTCGAGGGGCGCGACCTGCAGTGCATCGGCGGCAAGGTGTTCATGCGCACCACCCGCGGGCCGCGGCGCGTCGATGTCATCTACCGGCGCGTCGACGACGACTTCCTCGACCCGCTGCAGTTCCGCCCCGACTCCATGCTCGGCGCGCCCGGCATCATGCTCGCCGCACGGCTCGGCAACGTCACGATCGCCAACGCGGTCGGCAACGGCGTCGCCGACGACAAGCTGCTCTACACGTACGTGCCCGACCTCATCCGCTACTACCTGTCGGAGGAGCCGATCCTCAAGAACGTCGACACGTGGCGGCTCGAAGACCCCGGCGCCCTCGAGGAGGTGCTCGACCGGCTCGACGAGCTCGTGGTCAAGCCCGTCGACGGCTCGGGCGGCAAGGGCCTCGTCGTCGGCCCCGACGCGTCTCCCGCCGAGCTGGACAAGCTGCGCAAGCGGCTCATCGCCGACCCGCGCGGCTGGATCGCGCAGCCCGTCGTGATGCTCTCGACCATCCCGACCCTCGTCGAGGACGGCATGCGTCCCCGGCACGCCGACCTGCGGCCGTTCGCGGTCAACAACGGCGACGAGATCTGGGTGCTGCCCGGCGGCCTCACCCGCGTCGCGCTGCCGGAGGGACAGCTCGTCGTCAACTCCAGCCAGGGCGGCGGCTCGAAGGACACGTGGGTCGTCGGCGGCTCCGCCCCGGGCCTGGGCGAATACGTGCAGCGCCCGTCGACCGCCGAGATCGTCGCCGACCAGTCGGCGGTCACGGAGGCGATCACGATCATCTACGACGCGCAGCCCCCGCACGCCCATGCCCCGCAGGACGCCCCGCGCGGCAGCTCCGAGCAGGAGCAGCAGCAACAGCAGGGCCGGGATGCCGCGGCATCCGCCCTCGCGCGTCCATCACTCGCGGAGTCATCCGCCCTCGCGCGTCCATCGTTCGCCGAGTCAACCCGCTCGCGTTCATCGCTCGCTGAGTCAACCCGCTCGCGCCGAGTCAATACGAGATCTGCGCGCGGAGCAGGTGGATTCGACGAGAACGGGTTGACTCGCGAGGCGGAAGAGGCGGAAGAGGCAGAAGGAGGCGCGTCATGCTGA
- a CDS encoding alpha-E domain-containing protein, with protein sequence MLSRIAESLFWIGRYIERSDGTARILEVHLQLLLEDPWIDEDTACRSLLGVMGSQPTSGEPVTRRDVLNQLAVDRTNPSSIAYSLQAARENARRAREIVSSELWETLNTTYSRVPRRLHDEKVHEFFGWVRSRSALAVGITESSVSRDEAWQFLTLGRWIERTDMTARMLATRSLTEASGPSWTTILRSCGAHEAYVRTYRGMPSASNAAEFLLLDRLFPRSVTYSIHRAEDCMRAIEPAADRVGYSNAVLRALGRMRAELEYRPVSELLAELPDQMERVQMVTREASEAIRARFFPTHAEPSWIGETS encoded by the coding sequence ATGCTGAGTCGCATCGCCGAGTCGCTGTTCTGGATCGGGCGGTACATCGAGCGGTCGGACGGGACGGCGCGCATCCTCGAGGTGCACCTGCAGCTGCTGCTGGAGGACCCGTGGATCGACGAGGACACCGCGTGCCGGTCGCTGCTGGGCGTCATGGGCTCGCAGCCCACGAGCGGCGAGCCCGTCACGCGCCGCGACGTGCTGAACCAGCTCGCCGTCGACCGCACCAACCCGTCGAGCATCGCGTACTCGCTGCAGGCGGCGCGCGAGAACGCCCGCCGCGCGCGCGAGATCGTCTCCAGCGAGCTGTGGGAGACGCTGAACACGACGTACTCGCGCGTGCCGCGCCGGCTGCACGATGAGAAGGTGCACGAGTTCTTCGGATGGGTGCGCTCGCGGTCGGCGCTCGCCGTCGGCATCACCGAGTCGTCGGTGAGCCGCGACGAGGCCTGGCAGTTCCTCACCCTGGGACGCTGGATCGAGCGCACCGACATGACCGCGCGGATGCTGGCGACGCGGTCGCTCACCGAGGCGTCGGGCCCCTCGTGGACGACGATCCTGCGCTCGTGCGGCGCGCACGAGGCCTACGTGCGCACGTATCGGGGGATGCCGAGCGCGAGCAACGCGGCGGAGTTCCTGCTGCTCGACCGGCTCTTCCCGCGGTCGGTGACGTACTCGATCCACCGCGCCGAGGACTGCATGCGGGCGATCGAGCCCGCCGCCGACCGCGTCGGCTACTCGAACGCGGTGCTCCGCGCCCTCGGCCGCATGCGCGCCGAGCTCGAGTACCGTCCGGTGTCGGAACTGCTCGCCGAGCTGCCCGATCAGATGGAGCGCGTGCAGATGGTGACCCGCGAGGCGTCCGAGGCGATCCGCGCGCGCTTCTTCCCCACACACGCCGAGCCGAGCTGGATCGGAGAGACCTCATGA
- a CDS encoding transglutaminase family protein, which yields MKRLRIEHATGFTYQGEVGASYNEARMLPSSTDSQFVLTSQLDIDPATHVNQFVDYFGTRVASFDVLARHESLSITARSLVEVRPRPLELFASTWDRLAREAERLVSTVEMLTQSPRTAPHAEVAEIATAIAAQHDDPGHAAVAIATAIGEAVAYVPGVTEVHSTAAEAWVTRKGVCQDITHITIGALRHVGIPARYVSGYLHPNANAEIGVAVKGESHAWVEWFTGAWQGFDATNGAEIGDRHVLVGRGRDYGDVPPLRGVYAGPHKGHVHVQVTITREA from the coding sequence ATGAAGCGCCTGCGCATCGAGCACGCCACCGGGTTCACGTATCAGGGCGAGGTCGGCGCCTCGTACAACGAGGCGCGCATGCTGCCGAGCTCGACCGACAGCCAGTTCGTGCTCACGTCGCAGCTCGACATCGACCCCGCGACGCACGTGAACCAGTTCGTCGATTACTTCGGCACGCGCGTCGCCTCGTTCGACGTGCTCGCCCGTCACGAGTCGCTGAGCATCACGGCGCGCTCGCTCGTCGAGGTGCGCCCGCGGCCGCTCGAGCTCTTCGCGAGCACGTGGGACCGGCTGGCCCGCGAGGCCGAGCGCCTGGTGTCGACCGTCGAGATGCTCACGCAGTCGCCGCGCACCGCTCCGCACGCCGAGGTCGCCGAGATCGCGACCGCGATCGCGGCGCAGCACGACGACCCGGGGCACGCGGCGGTCGCGATCGCGACGGCGATCGGCGAGGCCGTCGCGTACGTGCCCGGCGTCACCGAGGTGCACTCGACCGCCGCTGAGGCGTGGGTCACGCGCAAGGGCGTGTGCCAGGACATCACGCACATCACGATCGGCGCGCTGCGGCACGTCGGCATCCCCGCGCGGTACGTGTCGGGCTATCTGCACCCGAACGCGAACGCCGAGATCGGCGTGGCCGTGAAGGGCGAGTCGCACGCGTGGGTGGAGTGGTTCACGGGCGCCTGGCAGGGCTTCGACGCGACCAACGGCGCCGAGATCGGCGACCGGCACGTGCTCGTCGGCCGCGGCCGCGACTACGGCGACGTGCCGCCGCTGCGCGGCGTGTACGCGGGCCCGCACAAGGGCCACGTGCACGTGCAGGTCACCATCACCCGCGAGGCGTAG
- a CDS encoding NAD(P)H-dependent flavin oxidoreductase, translated as MALLDLDVPIVLGPFGGMSSLELTALVSDAGGLGSYGLYGYDPARIADTVARLRALTERPFAVNLWIPVGDEVTPGGDLSGPLATARPLYDELGLPVPGDVPERYGVDIEAQLDAVLEARPPVLSLVFGMPPTAFVDEARSRGIRLVGTATTVAEAVAIEEAGADAVVATGLEAGGHRVSFLRDAADSLVGTFALVPQVVDAVRIPVIAAGGIADRRGVAAARALGASGVQVGTAFLRTRQSAASDAHRAALARIAADDTVLTRAATGRLARGIRNRLIDTVEAGPIAPFPAQSWVIGPVRTEANRRGLGELQSLWAGQAAPLARLDDAGDVFRELAAGW; from the coding sequence ATGGCGCTTCTCGACCTCGACGTCCCGATCGTGCTCGGCCCGTTCGGCGGCATGAGCTCGCTCGAGCTCACCGCCCTCGTCAGCGACGCGGGCGGCCTGGGCTCGTACGGCCTCTACGGCTACGACCCCGCCCGCATCGCCGACACCGTCGCGCGGCTGCGCGCGCTGACCGAGCGGCCCTTCGCCGTGAACCTGTGGATCCCGGTCGGCGACGAGGTCACGCCCGGCGGCGACCTCTCGGGGCCGCTCGCCACCGCGCGTCCGCTCTACGACGAGCTCGGGCTGCCCGTGCCGGGCGACGTGCCCGAACGCTACGGCGTCGACATCGAGGCACAGCTCGACGCCGTGCTCGAGGCGCGTCCGCCCGTGCTCAGCCTCGTGTTCGGCATGCCGCCCACGGCGTTCGTCGACGAGGCCAGGAGCCGCGGCATCCGTCTCGTCGGCACCGCGACGACGGTCGCCGAGGCGGTCGCGATCGAGGAGGCGGGCGCGGATGCCGTCGTCGCGACGGGCCTGGAGGCGGGCGGCCACCGGGTGTCGTTCCTGCGCGACGCGGCGGACTCGCTCGTCGGCACGTTCGCGCTCGTGCCGCAGGTCGTGGATGCCGTGCGCATCCCCGTCATCGCCGCGGGCGGCATCGCCGACCGGCGCGGCGTCGCGGCCGCCCGGGCGCTCGGCGCGAGCGGCGTGCAGGTCGGCACGGCGTTCCTGCGCACCCGGCAGTCGGCGGCGTCCGACGCGCACCGGGCGGCGCTGGCGCGCATCGCCGCCGACGACACCGTGCTCACGCGAGCGGCGACGGGGCGCCTGGCCCGCGGCATCCGCAACCGCCTCATCGACACCGTCGAGGCCGGGCCGATCGCGCCGTTCCCCGCGCAGAGCTGGGTCATCGGGCCCGTGCGCACCGAGGCGAACCGCCGCGGCCTCGGCGAGCTGCAGTCGCTCTGGGCGGGCCAGGCCGCCCCGCTCGCCCGCCTCGACGACGCCGGCGACGTGTTCCGGGAGCTCGCCGCGGGGTGGTGA